From Cheilinus undulatus linkage group 17, ASM1832078v1, whole genome shotgun sequence, one genomic window encodes:
- the ptger4b gene encoding prostaglandin E receptor 4 (subtype EP4) b, with protein MNSTAATGRFQPPTIPAIMFIFGVVGNVIAIVVLRISRKEQKETTFYTLICGLAVTDLLGTLLASPVTIATYMKGAWPGGDSLCQYSGFILLFFFLVQLNIVFAMSVERFLAINHAYFYNQYINQRVAALTLFGIYISNIVFCAMPSMGIGQVKRQKPGTWCFIDWQNNDTTVETFNLMYAGVNSVIVLATVICNIMVCGALILMHKRFIRRTSLGTDHRRIAELRRRRSFGRLAAAEIQMVILLIATSAVVLICSIPLVLRIFVNQLYLNQKEEPLGLNKDLLAIRMASVNPILDPWIYILLRKTVVLTLMEKIKCLFCKMGGRGRRNGGQFCCTDGRLSSSIVSRDSPSLVSRELPEIVTTSQTFLYPSEGNGSGRLGSFRAEAQDSQGPQEGEEPQTGLLQTDLEDRKSERTLEELPVCSKDPALHVTFTDETANTLEKCI; from the exons ATGAACTCCACGGCAGCCACGGGGAGATTCCAGCCGCCCACCATCCCGGCGATCATGTTCATTTTCGGGGTGGTGGGGAATGTAATCGCTATCGTGGTTCTGAGGATTTCTCGGAAAGAACAAAAAGAGACCACTTTTTACACTCTGATATGTGGCCTGGCGGTGACGGACCTCCTGGGCACCCTGCTGGCCAGCCCCGTCACCATCGCCACCTACATGAAGGGCGCGTGGCCGGGCGGGGATTCGCTGTGCCAGTACTCCGGCTTCAtcctgctcttcttcttcttggtgcAGCTCAACATCGTGTTCGCGATGTCAGTGGAGAGATTCTTGGCCATCAACCACGCGTATTTCTACAACCAGTATATCAACCAGAGAGTAGCTGCGCTGACTCTTTTTGGCATTTACATCTCCAACATTGTGTTCTGCGCGATGCCCAGCATGGGGATCGGACAGGTGAAGAGGCAGAAGCCGGGGACCTGGTGCTTCATAGACTGGCAGAACAACGACACGACAGTGGAGACATTCAACCTGATGTACGCAGGTGTCAACTCAGTCATTGTTCTCGCCACAGTCATATGCAACATAATGGTGTGTGGAGCTCTGATCCTGATGCACAAGCGCTTCATCCGGCGCACGTCTTTGGGCACGGACCACAGACGCATCGCGGAGCTGAGGCGCAGGCGGAGTTTTGGACGTTTAGCTGCTGCAGAGATCCAGATGGTCATTCTGCTTATTGCTACCTCCGCTGTGGTTCTCATCTGCTCCATACCTTTAGTG TTGAGGATCTTCGTGAACCAGCTGTACCTGAACCAGAAAGAAGAGCCTTTAGGGTTGAACAAAGACCTGCTGGCGATCCGCATGGCTTCTGTAAACCCCATCTTGGACCCTTGGATCTACATCCTGCTCAGAAAGACGGTCGTTCTCACGCTGATGGAGAAAATCAAATGCCTGTTCTGCAAAATGGGCGGGCGGGGACGGAGGAACGGCGGGCAGTTCTGCTGCACCGACGGacgcctctcctcctccatcgtCTCCAGGGACTCTCCATCGCTGGTGTCACGGGAATTACCGGAAATCGTGACCACCTCGCAGACTTTCCTGTACCCATCTGAGGGAAACGGCTCTGGAAGGTTGGGGTCGTTTAGAGCAGAGGCGCAAGATTCACAGGGTCCCCAGGAGGGGGAAGAACCTCAGACGGGGCTTTTGCAGACTGATTTAGAGGACAGAAAATCAGAAAGGACGCTGGAAGAGCTGCCAGTGTGCAGCAAGGACCCGGCTTTGCATGTGACTTTTACAGACGAGACGGCAAACACACTGGAGAAATGTATATAA